A window of Miscanthus floridulus cultivar M001 chromosome 12, ASM1932011v1, whole genome shotgun sequence genomic DNA:
agtgcttcaaaatttaaaccgtccaaactttctcaaatggaaaactagtttataggcgtcaaaatttaaaaatcacaaatttgaaccatccaaactatctcaaatggaaagttgaccaaaacaacaattgtagatcttgatgagttaaacaaacttggtattcaaaacttttcaatttaaagtcatttagagttcataatactagagtcaaagtgttgttttttcatttgaccaaatttgacttggtcaaacttgctcaaatgagacactaaatgacctcagatgaaaaaactctgaataccaagtttgatcatctcagcaagatctacaattgttacatggctcattttcccatttgagaaagttttatcaaacactagtcacaaattcttaaatatcatatagactttctgaaactatgtcacacacttgtgaaatttgaactatattttgttcaaactttctcaaatgaaaaaatggcctatataaggattgtagatcttgatgagatgaacaaatttggtattcaaaacttttcaatttgagacaatctagggttctgaaaactagtttgtaaacgttgaaatttaaaaatcacaaatttgaaccatccaaactatctcaaatagaaagttgaccaaaacaacaattgtagatcttgatgagttgaacaaacttggtattcaaaacttttcaatttgaagtcatttagagttcataatactagagtcaaagtgttgttttttcatttgaccaaatttgacttggtcaaactagctcaaatgagacactaaatgacctcagatgaaaaaactctgaataccaagtttgatcgtctcagcaagatatacaattgttacatagctcattttctcatttgagaaagttttatcaaacactagtcataaattcttgaatctcatatagactttctgaaactatggcacacacttgtgaaatttgaactatattttattcaaactttctcaaatgaaaaaatagcctatataaggattgtagatcttgatgagctgaacaaacttggtattcaaaacttttcaatttgagacaatctagggttccgaaaactagtttgtaaacgtcgaaatttaaaaatcataaatttgaaccgtccaaactatctcaaatggaaagttgaccaaaacaacaattgtagatcttgatgagttgaacaaacttggtattcaaaacttttcaatttgaagtcatttagagttcataatactagagtcaaagtgttattttttcatttgaccaaatttgacttggtcaaacttgctaaaatgagacactaaatgacctcagatgaaaaaactctgaataccaagtttgatcgtctcagcaagatatacaattgttacatagctcattttcccatttgagaaagttttatcaaacactagtcacaaattcttgaatctcatatagactttctgaaactatgtcacacacttgtaaaatttgaactacattttgttcaaactttctcaaatgaaaaaatagcctatataaggattgtagatcttgatgagatgaacaaacttggtattcaaaacttttcaatttgagacaatctagggttccgaaaactagtttgtaagcatcgaaatttaaaaatcacaaatttgaaccgtccaaactatctcaaatggaaagttgaccaatacaagaattgtagatcttgatgagttgaacaaacttggtattcaaaacttttcaatttgaagtcatttagagttcataatactagagtcaaagtgttgttttttcatttgaccaaatttgacttggtcaaacttgctcaaatgagacactaaatgacctcagatgaaaaaactttgaataccaagtttgatcatctcagcaagatctacaattgttacatagcttattttcccatttaagaaagttttatcaaacactagtcacaaattcttgaatctcatacagactttctaaaactatgtcacacacttgtgaaatttgaactacattttgttcaaactttctcgaatgaaaaaatggcctatataaggattgtagatcttgaatccatgaccatgactccatgagacccataaagccatgagcttggctatttctactcatgccgcgaagattggtgcttgtatgatgtttgatgtatgatgtatctgtatctttatcttatttgttgctttactctttagtctttcggcttaatctagatggattatggactcatagagtggtgtaatggtttgcgcacgtatgatatatatatatatatatatatatatatatatatatatatatatatatatatatatatatatatatatatatatatatatatatatgctgcttttactcaatatccgaatagatatttgtatccgaccttctctgaatccgattcataccgtattcgatactcattattcgtatccgtaaccgagtcaatccgtattcgtatatgtatccgaacgctatccgtgtccgaatccgaacagaaatatgaaaacaaatataatatgagtgatatccgttcgtatccgatccgttttcatccctagttacgACTGGAAAGTTTAGCCCTGCAATTACCTATGTGAACAACTTAGGAAGAAAAATAAAGTTCAGTAGGTTTAAATAGATTGTTGGTAGAGCATTATAGTCATGCAGATTTCCTCAAATAGTCGCAATTGCTAGATCAAATATATTGTCATATCATAAGCCACACTTCTCTTTATCACAGTGCAATTAACACCACTTAGCTTAACTTACCTGTAATGCGAGGGAGAATAACTCCTGAAGAAGAAATAGCTTTTCGAAAATCGAGCACTACTCAGTTCCCAATCTTTCACCGTTTCCAGGGACCGTCGAAAAGCGTCCTTGATGCGCATGGTTTTGTCCAAGCGGTCGCCAACCATGAAATAGTTTCCTCTGCTCATGAGCCACACACGCACAACAACCTCAAATTAGTGTCTTAATTACCCACTGAGTACAAAATAACCATGGCATGCATACGTACGCCTTGACGGTTTTGTGCTGGTTCCACCAGTGGCCGGTGTTAAGCACGAGCACGTCGGCACCGGCCCACCGGTCGGCGTGCCGTGGCAACACGTCCAGGCGGACGGCTCCCCTCACGCCGCTGCCTGTCTCAGTTTGCCGCAGGAAGCGGTGGACCATCACGATCATGGGCGCGCGGTAGTACTCCACGGAGAGGTTGTAGTCGGCGAAAACCATGGCGAGGTAGCCCTTGTGCCGGCTGATCGGCTTCCCGGACCGCTCGTACACTCTGGACGACGACGCGCTGGCCGTGGGCAGCACGGCAGCGGCGAGCATGCACACCATGGACTCCCACTGGTTCCGGCCGATCGAGTCCCCGGCGAAGACGATCCTGCCGTTCCGGCTCCGCTCCAGCATGTCCGTCGCGTTGAACCTAATAAACAACTTAAACCATTGACAT
This region includes:
- the LOC136498591 gene encoding protein trichome birefringence-like 8 isoform X2, producing the protein MLPTWRRTRRTARSSTPASGARGTAAGTRPSGTGAGDLAAATSLSRFNATDMLERSRNGRIVFAGDSIGRNQWESMVCMLAAAVLPTASASSSRVYERSGKPISRHKGYLAMVFADYNLSVEYYRAPMIVMVHRFLRQTETGSGVRGAVRLDVLPRHADRWAGADVLVLNTGHWWNQHKTVKAGNYFMVGDRLDKTMRIKDAFRRSLETVKDWELSSARFSKSYFFFRSYSPSHYSNGTWDTGGSCAGHREPLLTTNAHSGEEYSWMNAMIAKMTDGIKSHGRKATFLNITHMTELRPDGHPSGHREPGTPPDAPEDCSHWCLPGVPDVWNQVLYAHLLSTRYGTRRNNR